One region of Brassica napus cultivar Da-Ae chromosome A10, Da-Ae, whole genome shotgun sequence genomic DNA includes:
- the LOC106372504 gene encoding 3-ketoacyl-CoA synthase 19: protein MELFSLPSLFLISTLLVLYISKYVLNKRNQRNCFMLHYECYKGKDERKLDTETCAKIVQRNKNLGLEEYRFLLRTMVSSGIGEETYGPRNVLEGREASPTLLDAHSEMDEIMFDTLDKLFHKTKGLVSPSDIDILVVNVSLFAPSPSLTSRVINRYKMREDIKSYNLSGLGCSASVISIDIVQRIFEARENSFALVVSTETMGPHWYCGKDRSMMLSNCLFRAGGSSVLLTNAPRFKNQALMKLVTAVRAHVGSDDEAYSCCIQMEDKDGHPGFLLTKYLQKAAARALTLNLKVLLPRVLPLKELIRYAIVRAFKRITTTKGESTSSGIDLDLKTGLDHFCIHPGGRAIIEGVGKSLGLTEFDIEPARMALHRFGNTSSGGLWYVLGYMEAKKRLKKGDKILMMSMGAGFESNNCVWKVLKDLDDKNVWEDSIDRYPEMSKIPNPFLEKYNWINDDTMSFVRV from the coding sequence ATGGAGCTCTTTTCACTCCCTTCTCTGTTCCTTATCTCCACTCTACTCGTCTTATACATCTCCAAGTATGTTCTCAACAAAAGAAACCAACGAAACTGTTTCATGCTTCACTACGAGTGCTACAAAGGCAAAGACGAGAGAAAACTCGACACCGAGACTTGTGCCAAGATCGTTCAACGAAACAAGAACTTAGGTCTCGAAGAGTACAGGTTTCTTCTCCGCACAATGGTTAGTTCCGGTATAGGAGAAGAAACGTACGGCCCAAGAAACGTCCTTGAAGGTAGAGAAGCCTCTCCTACACTCCTCGACGCCCACTCCGAGATGGACGAGATCATGTTCGACACCCTCGACAAGCTTTTCCACAAGACAAAGGGTTTAGTCTCTCCTTCAGACATAGACATTCTCGTCGTCAACGTCTCTCTCTTCGctccatctccttctttaaCCTCGAGAGTCATCAACAGATACAAGATGCGTGAAGACATCAAGTCCTACAACCTCTCGGGGCTAGGGTGTAGCGCGAGCGTTATATCGATAGATATAGTGCAACGGATCTTCGAAGCTCGAGAGAACTCGTTTGCGCTTGTGGTTAGCACCGAGACGATGGGTCCTCATTGGTATTGCGGTAAAGATAGGTCAATGATGCTATCAAACTGTCTCTTCCGTGCTGGAGGAAGCTCTGTTCTGTTAACCAACGCACCACGGTTCAAGAACCAGGCCTTGATGAAGCTTGTGACTGCCGTCAGAGCCCACGTGGGCTCGGACGACGAGGCCTACTCGTGCTGTATACAGATGGAAGACAAAGATGGTCACCCAGGGTTTCTCTTAACCAAGTACCTCCAAAAAGCAGCTGCTCGagccctaaccctaaacctaaaagtCCTTCTTCCTAGAGTCTTGCCACTCAAGGAACTCATCCGGTACGCGATAGTACGTGCTTTTAAACGAATAACCACCACGAAAGGAGAGTCTACGAGCTCGGGAATAGATCTAGACCTGAAAACAGGTCTAGACCATTTTTGTATTCACCCTGGAGGAAGAGCGATTATCGAAGGTGTGGGTAAAAGCTTGGGGCTCACGGAATTCGATATCGAGCCAGCGAGAATGGCGCTTCATAGGTTTGGGAATACATCTTCAGGTGGTTTGTGGTATGTTCTTGGTTACATGGAAGCTAAGAAGAGGCTGAAGAAAGGTGACAAGATATTAATGATGAGTATGGGAGCTGGATTCGAGTCTAACAACTGTGTTTGGAAGGTTCTTAAGGATCTTGACGATAAGAATGTTTGGGAAGATTCTATAGATCGATATCCTGAAATGTCGAAGATTCCTAATCCGTTCTTGGAGAAGTATAATTGGATCAATGATGATACCATGAGCTTTGTTCGTGTTTGA
- the LOC106372505 gene encoding 3-phosphoinositide-dependent protein kinase 1, whose product MLAMEKEFDSKLVLQGNGGSVSRSKSFSFKAPQENFTIQDFQLGKIYGVGSYSKVVRAKKKESGTVYALKIMDKKFITKENKTAYVKLERIVLDQLDHPGIIKLFFTFQDSFSLYMALESCEGGELFDQITRKGRLSEEEARFYSAQVVDALEYIHSMGLIHRDIKPENLLLTSDGHIKIADFGSVKPMQDSRITVLPNAASDDKACTFVGTAAYVPPEVLNSSPATFGNDLWALGCTIYQMLSGTSPFKDASEWLIFQRIIARDIKFPSHFSEAARDLIDRLLDTDPSRRPGAGSEGYAALKRHPFFMGVDWKNLRSQTPPKLAPDPASQTASPEREDAHGSSPWNPTHIGDSSAAHNDGHSAPSTPSESSSGSITRLASIDSFDSRWQQFLEPGESVLMISAVKKLQKITSKKVQLILTNKPKLIYVDPSKLVVKGNIIWSDNSNDLNVVVTSPSHFKICTPKKVLSFEDVKQRALVWKKAIETLQNR is encoded by the exons atgTTGGCAATGGAGAAGGAATTCGATTCAAAGCTTGTCCTTCAAGGCAATGGCGGAAGTGTCTCGAGAAGCAAGAGCTTCTCCTTCAAAGCTCCCCAAGAGAATTTCACCATCCAGGACTTCCAGCTCGGCAAGATCTACGGCGTTGGCTCTTACTCTAAG GTTGTTAgggcaaagaagaaggaaagtgGAACTGTGTATGCGTTAAAGATTATGGACAAAAAGTTTATCACCAAGGAGAACAAAACAGCTTATGTGAAGCTCGAGAGGATTGTTCTTGATCAGCTTGATCATCCGGGAATCATCAAACTCTTCTTCACTTTTCAAGACTCCTTCTCTCTAT ATATGGCACTTGAATCTTGCGAGGGTGGCGAGCTTTTCGACCAAATTACTAGA AAAGGTAGGCTATCTGAGGAAGAAGCTAGGTTCTACAGTGCACAAGTTGTGGATGCTCTTGAGTATATACATAGTATGGGACTCATACATCGTGATATCAAG CCGGAGAATCTGTTGCTGACTTCAGATGGGCACATCAAGATTGCGGATTTTGGAAGTGTGAAGCCGATGCAAGATAGCAGGATCACAGTGCTTCCTAATGCTGCTTCTG ACGATAAGGCGTGCACTTTTGTCGGAACTGCTGCTTATGTTCCTCCTGAGGTTCTCAACTCATCTCCAGCAACTTTTGG AAATGATCTCTGGGCTCTGGGCTGCACTATCTACCAAATGCTTTCAGGGACTTCCCCATTCAAAGACGCAAGTGAATGGCTGATTTTTCAAAGAATTATAGCCAGGGATATAAAGTTCCCAAGTCATTTCTCAGAAGCAGCAAGAGACCTCATTGACCGGTTGCTG gatACAGATCCAAGCAGAAGACCAGGTGCTGGGTCAGAAGGTTATGCTGCTCTTAAGAGACATCCTTTCTTTATGGGAGTTGACTGGAAGAATCTAAGGTCTCAGACTCCTCCAAAACTAGCCCCAGATCCTGCG TCTCAGACAGCATCTCCGGAGAGGGAAGACGCTCATGGTTCTTCTCCATGGAACCCGACTCATATTGGAGATTCTTCAGCTGCACATAACGATGGGCACAGTGCTCCTTCTACACCTTCTGAATCATCATCGGGTTCCATAACACGGCTTGCTTCAATAGACTCTTTTGATTCGAGATG GCAACAGTTTCTGGAGCCGGGAGAATCGGTCCTGATGATATCAGCAGTGAAGAAGCTTCAGAAAATAACGAGCAAGAAGGTGCAGCTAATACTAACCAACAAACCCAAGCTAATCTATGTTGACCCGTCGAAGCTAGTTGTGAAAGGGAACATCATCTGGTCTGATAACTCGAATGACCTCAACGTTGTAGTCACTAGCCCTTCTCATTTCAAGATTTGCACG CCAAAGAAGGTTTTGTCATTTGAAGACGTGAAACAGAGAGCTTTGGTGTGGAAAAAGGCAATCGAGACTCTTCAGAATCGCTGA
- the LOC106370688 gene encoding glucosamine inositolphosphorylceramide transferase 1, translated as MMEETAEIVGKSSLHKNVHNHNRYRYLSSYGGSSSVRRFLFFVSCFGLYALVALTYAWLAFPPHIGRTYHVSSSSLGCREDNEGSWSVGVYYGDSPFTLKPIETVNVWRNESAAWPVANPVLTCASLTNSGFPSNFIADPFLYVQGDTLYLFFENKNPITLQGDIGVAESTDKGATWKPLGIALDEPWHLSFPFVFNYNGQIYMMPESSQIGELRLYRAINFPLTWKLEKVILQKPLVDTTIIHHQGNYWLLGSDHSSFGAKKNGQLEIWYSTTPLGPWKQHKNNPIYNGKRNVGARNGGRGFLHDGNLYRVGQDCGENYGKRIRVFKIETLSKEEYRELEVPFALEMPRKGKNSWNGLRHHHFEVRQLSSGGYVGLVDGDRVTSGDLFHRVLLGYASLAGAITLVVLLGFLLGVVNCIVPSTWCMNYYAGKRTDALFNLETDGFFSGKLRRMCSRLNRVPPFLRGLVKPSSALGRLALGLILLVGVFLSCLGVSYIYGGSGAVQPYTFKGHASQFTLATMTYDARLWNLKMYVKHYSRCASVKEIVVIWNKGPPPEVTELDSAVPVRIRVEKRNSLNNRFSIDPLITTRAVLELDDDIMMSCDEIEKGFKVWREHPERLVGYYPRYVDQSMTYSAEKFARSHKGYNMILTGAAFMDVGFAFGLYQSERARLGREFVDEQFNCEDVLLNFLYANASGSAKAVEYVRPSALVLDTSKFSGVAISGNTDQHYRKRSECVRRFSELYGSLSDRRWEFGGRKDGWDL; from the exons ATGATGGAAGAGACGGCGGAGATCGTCGGAAAAAGTAGTTTGCATAAGAACGTCCACAATCACAACCGTTACAGATACCTCTCCAGTTACGGTGGAAGCTCCTCCGTACGGCGTTTTCTCTTCTTCGTCTCCTGCTTTGGTCTATACGCTTTGGTGGCCTTAACGTACGCGTGGCTCGCGTTTCCACCGCATATAGGACGTACATATCATGTGTCGTCGTCTTCGCTAGGCTGCAGAGAGGACAATGAGGGTTCATGGTCTGTTGGCGTTTACTATGGCGATTCTCCATTCACACTTAAACCTATTGAAACT GTTAATGTATGGAGGAACGAGAGTGCAGCATGGCCTGTGGCTAACCCTGTTTTAACATGTGCCTCTTTGACCAATTCTGGTTTCCCAAGCAACTTTATAGCTGACCCCTTTCTCTATGTTCAG GGTGATACTCTTTACCTCttctttgaaaacaaaaaccccaTCACACTGCAAGGGGACATAGGAGTTGCGGAAAGTACTGACAAAGGAGCAACGTGGAAGCCTCTTGGTATAGCTTTGGACGAGCCTTGGCACTTGTCTTTCCCATTTGTCTTCAACTACAACGGACAA ATATACATGATGCCGGAGAGCAGCCAGATAGGAGAGCTTCGTCTCTACCGTGCTATCAACTTCCCTTTAACTTGGAAACTGGAGAAAGTCATTTTACAAAAGCCTCTTGTCGATACAACCATAATCCACCACCAAGGAAACTACTGGCTACTCGGATCAGATCACAGTAGCTTCGGAGCcaagaagaatggccagctagAAATTTGGTACAGCACCACTCCTCTCGGCCCATGGAAACAACACAAGAACAATCCAATCTACAACGGGAAAAGAAACGTCGGGGCAAGAAACGGAGGCAGAGGGTTCTTACACGATGGGAATCTCTACCGTGTGGGTCAAGATTGCGGCGAGAATTACGGGAAAAGGATACGCGTATTTAAAATAGAGACTCTTTCCAAGGAAGAGTATAGAGAACTCGAAGTCCCATTCGCTTTGGAGATGCCCCGTAAAGGTAAAAACTCTTGGAACGGACTTAGGCATCATCATTTCGAAGTGCGTCAGCTAAGTTCCGGTGGATACGTTGGTCTTGTTGACGGTGACCGTGTAACTTCAGGAGATCTATTTCATAGGGTTCTACTCGGATACGCCTCTCTCGCAGGTGCTATTACATTGGTGGTGTTACTCGGGTTTTTGCTTGGGGTTGTGAACTGCATTGTCCCATCGACATGGTGTATGAACTACTACGCTGGGAAAAGAACCGATGCGCTCTTCAATCTAGAAACTGATGGTTTCTTCTCGGGGAAGCTAAGACGGATGTGTTCTCGGTTAAACCGAGTACCACCGTTTCTTAGAGGACTCGTGAAGCCTAGCTCGGCCTTAGGAAGATTAGCACTCGGTTTGATACTTCTCGTAGGAGTCTTTCTCTCATGCCTAGGCGTCAGTTACATATACGGTGGAAGCGGAGCTGTTCAGCCTTACACTTTCAAAGGCCATGCATCTCAGTTCACGTTAGCAACTATGACTTACGACGCACGTCTCTGGAACCTCAAAATGTACGTGAAACACTACTCACGATGTGCTTCTGTTAAAGAGATCGTTGTGATATGGAACAAAGGACCGCCTCCTGAGGTGACCGAGCTAGACTCCGCCGTGCCGGTTAGGATCCGAGTCGAGAAAAGGAACTCTCTCAACAACAGGTTCAGTATCGACCCGTTGATTACAACCAGAGCCGTTCTGGAGCTCGACGATGATATAATGATGTCTTGCGATGAGATCGAAAAGGGGTTTAAGGTCTGGCGCGAGCATCCGGAGAGACTGGTGGGATACTACCCGCGTTACGTTGACCAGAGCATGACTTATAGCGCGGAGAAATTCGCGAGGAGTCATAAAGGGTACAATATGATTTTAACCGGAGCGGCGTTTATGGACGTTGGTTTCGCGTTTGGGTTGTACCAGTCGGAGAGGGCGAGGCTTGGTCGGGAGTTCGTGGACGAGCAGTttaactgcgaagacgttctgtTGAACTTCTTGTACGCGAACGCGAGTGGTTCGGCGAAGGCGGTGGAGTATGTGAGGCCGTCTGCTTTGGTTCTTGATACTTCGAAGTTTTCGGGCGTGGCGATAAGTGGGAACACGGATCAGCATTACAGGAAGAGAAGCGAGTGTGTGCGGAGATTCTCGGAGTTGTACGGGAGCTTGTCTGATCGGAGGTGGGAGTTCGGTGGGAGGAAAGATGGGTGGGATTTGTAG